TTTTCTGTTAAATAAAGCCAGGAGCTTATTAAAGAGGACCTTGACTTGACCCATTCTTCCTTTATACTCAGATTCCTGGGCCGACTGATTTCTGTTAACTACAGTTACTTTATTGGTAGTCTTTTAACTGTTAATGTGAAACATCCATATTCTGCTTTCACTTCCATTGAGGTAATCTTTCTAGTGTTGGAGTAAATAGGCGTTTAGCAACTTTTGGGTTCCCCATTTCTATTTTCTCACCTGTATTAATTTTTGCCTGTGGTAAAAGTAGCAAAAACTACACCCTCATTTTTGAGTCTTCAGAATACTTGATAGGGAACTCCAAGGGATTGTTATTTATTGGAATCCCCAGAGCATCACTACATCCTTTAACCATTTCTTGATGTTAAAGGCAGCTGTCCTTACTAATAAAGAAGggtatcatatttttcttttaatctctttACAGTCACTCATGGAGGGAGGTAGAGGGGAAAGGCTGTCACGTTTCATGTCacctcagcaatgttttataatgGCCTTGAAGTCATTTGAACGTTTCTAGAGTCGTCTGGGCCTAGAGACCTGAACTCATTTTACTGGATGAGTTAGCCTTTCCTTCTCTGTTAAACCTGAAACCTTAATATGTCTCTTCTGTGTTACATTATACATTTTTTCCCTGAGCATCAAAGGATCATCCAGATTTTCTCCGTTATGCTGTAAACCACAAAACTATCTTCTAAAGTGTTTTGAggtgtaatttaaaataatcctctATCTTCTATCCTTTCAAGAATGTCCAGAATACTCTGAAGATGTTTCACACAAGGAAATCTCCTGTGATTAAATTTTATGTGGAAGCTTCACCTTTGATTCATGCCATATAGTGACTTATCGTAATACTGCTTCCTTTTGAGTCTTGCTATTTCTGCTCTCTTGAGTAGAAAGGCTCACCAGGCTTTACTTTGTCTAAGTTGGATAGCCTAAAATAAAGGTTGCCTTATTTGATAATTTTACCTGTCAGACTGATGAGGAGTAAGTAGGTTCTGTCCCTTCCTCATCTGCTGTTTTGGTGCCTTGGCAGAACTTTTCCTTCGTTTCATTACTTAATATACCTTTTGTTGATTAATTCTGACTATGTGTCTTTAACTCATTGATGACCTAGTTGTCCTGGTTATCCATTCCTTTGCTATTTTTCATTACAGATCCCCCCCACCCCTTAACATGCCAGCCAATCCCAATTTTGATTGGGAAAGCTTTGGCTTTTGTATGTAGTTTCTATCCTCTTTCGCTTCCTGGGCCCTAGATTAGGAGCTCCTGATTTAGCTGCCCTGGTTTTAATGTGTGCTTAAGTTAACTAGGTAAGTTAGGTTAATTCCTGGTTTCCCATAAGTTTGCCCTGGCTCATCTCCATTTAGCTGGAGAAACTGTGAAGGATCTCTGATATCTTCTCTACTCTTATTTGTGTGTAGTTCGCTGTTCTGTTGTAGCTCCATCtggttgctttcagttttttagGGGGCCTCCCACCATGGTCAGATGCAATAGGGTTTTACAGGGTTTAGTGTCTTTCACGCTAGCCTTTGCTTTCCACTAGGTTTCTACCTTTCTCTAGGATTTGAAACTGAGATCATCATCTTTATCTCTTTTATCActgaattataaataataacttGAAAGGTCAAggtctatttttttaagtaaattatataaattttataggGTTTGTTTTATTGATTGCAACTTGATTGAAATAGGTATAAAGTATAGGTGTCATAGTTAATAAGGTTCCGTCTCACCCTAGACTTTATGGAGTAACATTCTGAAACACAGTCCTTGGACAGTTCCCTTAACTGCTTGACTTTGGCACCCCTTTCTGAAGGAAGTGGGGTCAAATAATTCTTATCCCTGCTCCAAAAAGGTGGAAGAAAGGACAAGTTAATTGACTTATGTCATTTGGAGCAATGAAACTATTAACACCAGGTATACTCAGTTCCTGCCCTTACCTATATTTTCTTATCTTGGAAGGGGATTGCTGTCCCTCGCCATTTATCTCACAGcagcttatttgtttttaaagttgcCCAGAAAGTGTGCAAATTAAACTTTTAACATCTACGTGTAGGAATCCCGTTCTGCTTCCAGAAGTGGAAGTGCTCACGGATCGGGGAAATCTGCAAGGCATACCCCTGCAAGGTCTCGCTCCAAGGAAGATTCCAGGCGTTCCAGATCAAAGTCCAGGTCCAGATCTGAATCTAGGTAAGAAAGACTGTCTTGAGATTTCCTCGTTACTCTTAGCTCTGAAATTGGTGCGTGTTTTGTAAACCAGGAAGTTAGAGAAGGTTAGATTATTTGTTGGCCTATTAAATATTGGCACTAGAAGTGAACTTAAGTTCTGGGAGGCAAGACTAAAAGCGGTTAAGAGCCTGGGCTTTTGGAGTCAGGGTTCTCTATTTTTGTTGGTTTGGGCAGATTATATAACCTTTCAGCATTAGCTTCTTTATAAAAGGCAAATTAGAAATACAGTACCAGTtcagggtggttgtgaggatttaCTGAATGTAAGTAAATTGCTTATTAGTATGGCAAATAGACTGCAGAACACTGGCTTTCAGTAATTGCAATTCTTGATAAATAAGTATATACGTggtgcgctttttttttttttttaatgttggtgAAGAGTaggctatatatatacacatcctggtttgcctgggacaATACCAGTTTATGCCTGTGGTCAGGCATAATTAACAGCACCCCTTTTCTTAAATGTGTCCTGGTTTCGATGACAACTTAGAGTCACTCTAGTTAGTCAAGAGCCACtcgatttttttgtttttgtttttaactgctggggaatacttgtgattttgtTACTGTATTAAGTTAATGATGGGCATAATGGGAGACAGAAAAGTAGAGAAATGGTTTTCTGAGGGGGAAAGATGGGCACAAGCCAACTTAGTAAAATACTGCATGCCTTGATTTGCAAAAGATAAGTAATGTGTCTTTAATTGGAAGAAATACTGGAGGAGAGCTTGTGGTTTTTAGAACGCTTCCTAGCAAAGTTGAAATGActtaatagagaagaaaagtatTGATCCTATTAAGTTGGTAACCATGTTAGCATATTCCTGGATTGTTCCCTCTTTTGGAGTTTAACTTTAGAATAGAGTAATAAACTTAAAGAAGATAGTATCTGTTGTCAATCGTAACCTTAGGGAGGTGTCTTTGTCTTGCAGGTCTAGATCCAGAAGAAGCTCCCGAAGGCATTATACCCGGTCACGGTCTCGCTCCCGCTCCCATAGAAGATCACGTAGCAGGTCTTACAGTCGAGATTATCGTAGACGGCACAGCCACAGCCATTCTCCCATGTCTACTCGCAGGCGTCATGTTGGGAATCGGGTAAGGCGAAAAACTGGTTTTGAAGCAGTGAATTGcctaaatttactttttcttaaagTTAGAGCTGATTTTGACAATAGAGCTTTAGCAGTGGGTGCCTGAGTGaactttttagtgttttgagacTGTCTTTTAAGTTAATCTTCATGAAGGGGTCTGCGTTTGGGCTACCTGTCATTTAAGCATAATACTGACACAGTGATGATGTAACTCCTTAGCCCATCAAAAGAAACTTCCCACTGTGCATTACTATACTGTACTATAGTATTAGCACATTAGTTCAAAATATAGTTGTGTGCTAACGTTACTCTTTTTTTCCAGGCTGCATAAACCCAATTAGATGCTCTCCTAACTTTCTCATTTAATTTGaagctaatttctttttggtgTTGTTAAGGTGTTTTTTACATTTCATGAAAGACTTCAAATGAGATATTTATTGTGATTTCATTGTATAATCCAAGTGGTTTAGGAGGAGGATGCGGGGGGACTTAATGTTTTTACAGTAGAGTAGAATCTTTCCCTAGTAAATTGTTAGTTTATGAAATAAATGGAATCTTTAGATAAATTCATCACAGCATCTGGAATGTTAGCAACATATGGTTCactctttattctttcctctgtcatcgttttttgagacaggacctcactctgtcacccagtctggagtgcagtggtgcaatttcagcttactgcatccTACCttccaggcttaagcgatccgctcacctcagcctcctgagtagctaggactacaggcatgcaccatcatacccagttacttcttgtatttttatagacGTGGggtccctgtgttgcccaggctagtctcaaaactCTCCTGAGCATCAAGCagtccaccagccttggcctcccaaagtgtttggattacaagcatgagccactgcacctggccaactcttGTTTCTTATGATTGCAAGCTGTTTATGACCTGTAAAATGGTTTGGTACACATCCCCTTGGGCTTCATTTATGTACATACACTTGTGCATTGTGTTTCTTGAAAAATCAACCCATACATGCTCATCAGTTCAGAGCATTTTATTGAATGGAAAGTGTgtcaacattaaaattttttctagctGATGGACTCTGTGGTTCCAGTTATCTTTGTGTGTCATGTTATGAATATGTGGATTTTTCTCAGAGTAAATTCATAGAAGGAAAGATGCAGGTTGCTTGTCACCAGCACGAGTGATTGTTTCCCCATTTAATTCTAAggttgaaattttttcttttgcatttttcctaCCCATTCCCAAAAATGCTTATAGTACTTGCtgtaattttgtaatttccaAGTGGTATTTGGTCTAATTATTATGTAATTTTCTTGTTAGTGACATTTTGGCTAGTATATAgctaccttttttaaaaactttgatttTATGACAACtttccaaagttaaaaaaaattttttttttccctaggcaAATCCTGATCCTAACTGTTGTCTTGGAGTATTTGGGCTGAGCTTGTACACCACAGAAAGAGATCTAAGAGAAGTGTTCTCTAAATATGGTCCCATTGCCGATGTGTCTATTGTATATGACCAGCAGTCTAGGCGTTCAAGAGGATTTgcctttgtatattttgaaaatgtagatgATGCCAAGGAAGTAAGTAAAAGTCGACCTGTTCCTTTGTAAACCACCAGTTCTATTGTTAACACCAAGTACCAGTGACCAGTTGCTAGGATAGGGACAAGGACAAGTCAATAATACTTCGAACTTTTTCTCCAGCCTCTTGTGGAGACTGAGATACCTGCACAATAACAGAAAATTTTGTATAACTTGGGGAAGTTGGTCCTACCACCTACTTTATTAGTTGCCACCTACTGGGGTCAACTATACCCCAATTCCACCAGGATATGTAGTCAGTGTTTACATTGAGTTTACATTCTAGAGTCGAAAATAACCAAAAGCAAAGTTATGTTCCTTTTTTGGCAAGTGAATGATG
This window of the Theropithecus gelada isolate Dixy chromosome 2, Tgel_1.0, whole genome shotgun sequence genome carries:
- the TRA2B gene encoding LOW QUALITY PROTEIN: transformer-2 protein homolog beta (The sequence of the model RefSeq protein was modified relative to this genomic sequence to represent the inferred CDS: deleted 1 base in 1 codon) codes for the protein MSDSGEQNYGERESRSASRSGSAHGSGKSARHTPARSRSKEDSRRSRSKSRSRSESRSRSRRSSRRHYTRSRSRSRSHRRSRSRSYSRDYRRRHSHSHSPMSTRRRHVGNRANPDPNCCLGVFGLSLYTTERDLREVFSKYGPIADVSIVYDQQSRRSRGFAFVYFENVDDAKEAKERANGMELDGRRIRVDFSITKRPHTPTPGIYMGRPTYGSSRRRDYYDRGYDRGYDDRDYYSRSYRGGGGGGGGWRAAQDRDQIYRRRSPSPYYSRGDTDHVPDLDHIHLVAIKA